The following is a genomic window from Niabella soli DSM 19437.
ACGAAGCGCTGCATTTATCCAAAAAAGAGCGAAAAACAATTATAGCCTGCTTTGAAAAAATAGAAGAAGAAATAGAGCAGAATATTGACAAACACAGCAAAACACTGATAGTGTCTAACATAGAATTATTTTTAAATTACTGCCAGCGGTTTTATGACCGCCAGTTTATTACACGCAGCAATGTTAATAGCAATATCCTGGTGAGGTTTGAGAAGCTGTTGAACGACTATTTTAAATCTGACAACGCCTTTATGCTGGGGCTTCCATCCGTGGCGTATTGCGCTAAGGAACTGCATCTTTCTGCAAATTACTTCGGCGACCTGATCAAAAAGGAAACGGGCAATACCGCGCTGGATTATATACAATCGAAATTGATTGATGAAGCAAAGGGACGTATTTTCGATCACTCCAAAACTATCAATGAAATAGCTGCGGAGCTGGGCTTTAAGTATCAG
Proteins encoded in this region:
- a CDS encoding helix-turn-helix domain-containing protein; amino-acid sequence: MEQVERIDTVKQYNNNMGVDTLHPLVSVINFNEVPAVQYFRRYMGIYAVFLKNIKCGDMLYGCQPYDYEDGTLVFVSPGQVYGVDSKGVAMKPSGYALVFHPDLIKGTNLGKTIKEYTFFSYEVNEALHLSKKERKTIIACFEKIEEEIEQNIDKHSKTLIVSNIELFLNYCQRFYDRQFITRSNVNSNILVRFEKLLNDYFKSDNAFMLGLPSVAYCAKELHLSANYFGDLIKKETGNTALDYIQSKLIDEAKGRIFDHSKTINEIAAELGFKYQQHFTRLFKQKTGITPNEYRNLN